The nucleotide window ATAAGAGAATTTTTGGATCCGATGAATCAATTTGAGAGAGGAAAAGAAGCGGAGGCTGAGAATTTTATTCGATCTGCGTCCAGGTTCTTTCCAGATCGAGAAAAGATGTTAAAGTAGGATCAGAAAGAAGGAAAGTGATGATGAAACCCATTCAAACTATGGATCTGAATAACTACCGCTTCCTGTCCAAATTAACGATGAATCCTTTTCGTGAAGAAGTCATTGCCTGTGTTCGCTCCCAAATGGAACTGCAGGAAAATCGTTACCGCCATGAACTGATGATAAAAAAAGGAAAGGCGTGGGAAACACGGCTGAAGTTGAAGAAACCTGGGTTAGTCTGCTTTTTGGATGCGGACACCTTACTTTTAACCAGCGCAGAAACAACTTCATTTCAGAGTGATCCCAAGAAAACTCAATTTTTAACCTATTCATTGAAAACCGGCGATCTGACTGAGATCTTTTCTCTTCCGTTTCCGGTATCCTCAGCCCATTATTTAGGCGGCACACAGCTGATCGTCAAAGCTGAGGTGGATGAAAATGTTGGGGAGGATGAAGCGAATTTCCCAACAGGAAACACGTATAAAGAAAACGTTATGGTCTTGGAAGAGCTGCCCTGGTGTGCAAATGGCCGTGGCTTCATCAGCTGTCATCGAAACCAGTTGTTTGTGGCTGACTGGACGACGCAGCAGTATCAGCCGATCACCTCTTCCGGGTTTCAATGCGGCAGTGTGACGGCCTGCCCCGATCATCATCAAGTTTTGTTTACTGGAATGACTTATAAGTATAAAGCGTCTCAGAAAGAAGGTCTTTTCTGTTATGATGCAGTCAAGCAGGAAGTAACTACGTTGATTGAAGAGGGCGTTTTCCGACGGATCAAAGAACCTTGTTTTTTGAAGGACAGCCTTGTGTTTGCGGCTACAAAAGGGGAGCGTTATGGGAAAAATGAAGCGCTGGATTTCTATCTTCTGAATCCAAAGACGAAACAATACCGACTTCTGAAATCACTGGATCATCCTTTGGGAAGCTCAGTTGTATCTGACTGTCGGTTAAACAGCGGCAGTGCAGTTAAGGTTGTCCAAGATCAGCTTTACTTTACGATGACCGTGGGATGGACGACGCCGTTATTTCGTCTGGATTGTGATGGAAAGCTGGAAAGGATCCTGGATTTTGACGGATCCATTGACGATTTTGCTTTTAACAATCAGACGCTGTGGCTGATAGCCCAGCGGGCTAACGCTCTGCAGGCTCTGTATACGGTTGATTTAAAAACAAAGAAGCTAAAAACTGAAAAAGATTGGAATCAGGCGGCACTGCTTGACCGTTATGTTGCCCAACCACAGCCTTTTCCTTTTTCTTCACGCGGCTGCAGAATTGACGGTTGGGTTATGGTTCCGATAAACTATGATCCCCGTCAGCAATATCCGGCGGTACTGCAGATCCATGGCGGCCCGAATCTGGCTTATGGTGAAGTATTCCATCATGAAATGCAGATGTTGGCGAGCGCCGGTTATTTTGTGCTTTTCTGCAATCCCGTTGGATCGGTAGGCCGAACTGATGAATTTGCGGATATCCGCGGTCGTTATGGGGATGAGGATTACGAGAATTTAATGGATTTTACCTCAGCTGTGCTGCAGGCTTTTCCAGCGATTGATTCTCAACGGATCGCGGTCTGCGGCGGCAGTTATGGCGGGTTTATGGTCAACTGGATCATCGGCCATACATCTCGATTTGTCTGT belongs to Holdemania massiliensis and includes:
- a CDS encoding alpha/beta hydrolase family protein gives rise to the protein MMKPIQTMDLNNYRFLSKLTMNPFREEVIACVRSQMELQENRYRHELMIKKGKAWETRLKLKKPGLVCFLDADTLLLTSAETTSFQSDPKKTQFLTYSLKTGDLTEIFSLPFPVSSAHYLGGTQLIVKAEVDENVGEDEANFPTGNTYKENVMVLEELPWCANGRGFISCHRNQLFVADWTTQQYQPITSSGFQCGSVTACPDHHQVLFTGMTYKYKASQKEGLFCYDAVKQEVTTLIEEGVFRRIKEPCFLKDSLVFAATKGERYGKNEALDFYLLNPKTKQYRLLKSLDHPLGSSVVSDCRLNSGSAVKVVQDQLYFTMTVGWTTPLFRLDCDGKLERILDFDGSIDDFAFNNQTLWLIAQRANALQALYTVDLKTKKLKTEKDWNQAALLDRYVAQPQPFPFSSRGCRIDGWVMVPINYDPRQQYPAVLQIHGGPNLAYGEVFHHEMQMLASAGYFVLFCNPVGSVGRTDEFADIRGRYGDEDYENLMDFTSAVLQAFPAIDSQRIAVCGGSYGGFMVNWIIGHTSRFVCAVSQRSIANFMTIYGLSDFGYYFVRDQLAAEPLSEAGQAAIHKQSPIRYVGNVQTPTLFLHSDQDWRCSLSEGLQMFTALTDLGVKTRMVCFQGENHELSRSGKPQARQRRLSEIQSWLDQWCYKQ